CACAGAAGGATTATCAAAAATCAGGTAAGCCTGGTGACATGGTGTCCGCTGATGGTGAAGTTGTCTTGAACGAAAAGGGCGGGTTTAAAAAAGCCTCGGGTAACGTCGGCGTGGGGGATGGCAAGCTGGGTGTGGAGGTCGGCGGTTCGTATAACGCCGAAACAGGTGGGGGCACCGGACAAATCAAAACCAAGATCGGTAAGGGGAGCGCACAGTTCGGTTTTGACACGGAAAACAAATCACTTGAAGTCGGTGCTGAATATGGTGGGAAGATCAGTGGTGCAGGCGTTAACTTTCGGGGAACAAAGAGACGTGGTGCTTCAGTAACTGTAAAGGCACATTATCTCGGGATAGAAGGGGACTATACATTCCACACTCAGGGGCCTCTTCCCGACACGTGGGCCGATACAATCGCTCTGCCAACCGGCCCGAAAGATTATTTTCAATACACCTATCGGATTGACCGCGTGCTGACAAAGCCGGGGCACCCTTTGCATGATCCAGAAAAAATAACGGTTCTGCAAAGCAGGCGAACAACCGAACTGACGGCATTGGGAAAAAACCATTACAGAGAAGTCGAGGTTTCGACTTTGCTGAACAATGGCAAATACAGAAATGTCACGGCGGAAAAAAAGTCCTCGCCCGAATTCGACAAAGCCCATCAAAATATAAAAGACTTTGTCGATGTGATAGGGATCGGCAGCATGGTTCAGCGGTCGTATCGCGATCAGATTGTCGAAAACTTGAAGTCTCGGTTAAAGGGCGATCCAAACAAGCCCAGCGATCAAAAGATCCTGGACACCGTACAGTGATATACGAATGCCTTTGGCAAGGGTTTGAGAAACATCGAAACGGGCCCCTTTGAAGCCAAGGCGATTGAAAACGGTTTGTACGATGCGCTGAAAGCCGGAGTTTCGCTTTCGCACAATGCAGAATTGCTCGACGCAATTAACCTTCACATGGCCGAAGTCCCCGCCGCAGTGGAGCAGATGCTTGCCGCAAACGCACAAGCGCTCGCCCAACAGGCCTTGCAGGTGCAAAAACAAGAATTCGACCAGCGTGTGAATATTGTCGAGCATAAGGTCGCTTACGAAAATCTTCAAAGTGAGCTAATGCGGGCGGGGGCGCCAGAGGCGCTGTTGCGTGACATTGCCCAGGGCAGTGTTACGGGTCCTTACGACCCGAAAAGCGTTCATCCGTCCATGGGGCATGCGATCATGCGTGGGCTCGAAGGCGTTTCGGTCGTCAACGATGTGCGCTTTTCGGCGTTGGACAAACTTGCCGGCGAGCATGCGCGGTTGGAGTACGAACGCACCGGCGACATCGCAGCCGCAACCCAGGCCGGGGTGAATGCGGTGCGCAAGGAACAGTCGGCGGACACCGGCCAAGCGCCGCTTTCGGGCCTGAGCAACCAACAGGTCGCGGAAAAAGCGTTTCAGGGCTATCGCGACACCTTGATGAAGGGCAGCCTCACGGTTGCAAGCGGCAACTACGCTGGCCCGTCACAAGAGTACAGCCCCGAAGACCTCATGACGGCGGAGCAAAACCAACGCCAGTTGGGTAACCAGCGGGCAAAAACGGATGCCGTGCGCACGCCGCAAAATACGTATAAGGCCATAGGCTTTGCGATGCCGAAGCACGATTACGTATCCGGTCGAACCCAACAGAACGCCAATCGCGCCACGCGCCGCACGATCGATACCGCCGGCATGAACATGGACTTGTTGAGCGCGTCGTCCGCCAATATTGCCGCGCTTAAGGACTACAGCGTCAGGTTGGACGGATGGTCGCCAATGAGCGAGAGCAAAACAGCGGCCACCGCCACAGCCACACAGCAAAACGTATCGACGCCGAAAAGCGATCCGGAACTGGCTGCGATTGAAAAACGCACCAGACAACAGCGTGCTCAAGAAGCGGCGCAAATCCGCGCCAATAAGGATGGCTTGCTGGCGGATGAAGCAAAAAAAGCCCGCGCCAGCGCCAAGGAAGACACGCTGGATGATGTGGAATTCGCTGCTGTTGACGCACAAAATGCCAAAGCTGCGAAGGTCGACAAGCTTGGCGAAAGAGTCGTTTCCAATCTGCTGCCGGATCAGCAGCGACAAAAACAAGACAGGCAGCAGCGAGAACAATCCGCGCGAATGCGGAGCGCCGCGGATAAAAAAAGCCAAGACAATGCGAAGTATGTGGGGGCGGGGACTGCCGCTGGGCGAGATGCTGCATCGCAAATTTCGATGGGATCCAGTTCTGGTCGTTCCACAGGCTACAATGATCGTCAGGATCTTGCGACGGCCTTAACGAAATCCGGACAGCATGGCGACGTTGGTGTCAGCAATTTGACCGGCTACGGCACGATCCGTGGCTCACAACAGACGAAGATGCTCGGCGAGGATCCGGCGTTTGCGCCTGATGCATTTGAAAACGGTTCGAGTGGCGGTGGCGACAACTCACGCGTCATCTGCACCGAGCTGGTGCGCCAAGGCTTGATGGCGCCGAGCCTTCAACGCTTGGACATTGCGTTCACGCTCCATCATCTGTCTCCGGCCACGGTGCGGGGGTATCACGCCTGGGCGGTGCCGTATGTGCGTTTGATGAAGCGCTCCCAACTGGCGACCCGCTTGGTCGAGCCGTTGGCGCGCTGGCGGGCGGAAGAAATCGCTTATCGCATGAAGGCGCGCGTGCGTCCGCATTACCGGGGCCGCGTGGTGCGCTGGGTGGGTGAGCCGTTGTGTTGGGTTCTGGGCAGCGTGCTTGGCTGGATCGGCGATCCGGATCGCTTTTATCCGCAGCCGCGTCGTCGCTGAGCGCCGCGCATCACTCGAACACGGGAGTGGGGGCGAGAACCGAGGTCAGGGCGTGGGGGTTGCGTTCGCGCAGCCCCTCGGCGAACGACAGGGCGACGATGCGCGAAACCTCTTTGTCCACCTGTTCGGAAAAGTTCAGGAAGTCGTTGGTCGCTTCGATGATGGCTTCGGGGTCGGCGGTGGCGCGCACGGTCTTGATCAACACACTGCCCGCGGCGTGCATTTCGCGGTGCAGGTCTTCCAAATTCTTGTGCGCGGCATCGGACAGGCCGGCGCGTTTCATATCCCGATACCACTGGCCCAAACGGCAGTATGCGGGGTTGTGGCGCAAATCCAGGCGCGGCATCTTGTCCCATTCGCTGGGGCTGGTCATGGTCATGGTGTAGACGGTGTCCAACACCTTGCGCCGATACGACAGGTGATTGACCCAGGCGTTGTACAGAAAGCCCAGTTCCGACGACGGCCAAGACGGATCGTCTTTGATGATTTGAATGAACGGATCGATGGGCAGCGGCCTGCTCATCCAATAGCCCTGCGCTTCGCTGCACCCGGACGCCAGCAAGAAGGTATACGCGCCTTCGGTCTCGACCCCTTCGGCGATGGTCTTGATCGACATGTCGCGGGCCATCAAAAGGCTGGAGCGTACGATGTGGGTGTTTTTGGAATCCTCGGCCATGCGTCCGACCACGCCTTGGTCGAGTTTCAGCGCCGAAAACGGCAACTGGCTGAGCACGTCCAGCGACGCATATCCGGTGCCGAAATCATCCATCACGATCTCGATGCCCAACGCGACCAGATCCAACAGCGTGGTGTTGATGCGGCTGGAGCGATCGAGGATTGCGGTTTCGGTGATTTCAATTTGAATGTTGCCGGGGTTGATCAACTGGTTGCCGATGAAGCTGCGCAACATCTTCACCAGATACGGCGAACGCAGATCCAGCGCTGAAACGTTGAAGGCGATTTGAATGTCGGGCTTGATCTCACGCAGCTTGGCGATGTCTTGGACCAATTCTGTGAGCATCACGGCGGTGATGTCGGTGATGAAGCCACTTTCTTCGGCCTGAGGCAAAAACAAACCCGGCGCCACCAGTTTGCCGTCGGGGTGTTGCCAACGCAGCAATGCTTCGCCGCCGACGATTTTCCCGGTTTGGAAGGAAATTTTGGGCTGGAAGTGAAAACAGAGCTCGCCGGCATGCAGCGCTTGTTCAATCTCAGCAAGGGTAATCTTGCTGTCACTCATATCGGTGTTTCATCTCAGAT
This DNA window, taken from Magnetovibrio sp., encodes the following:
- a CDS encoding EAL domain-containing protein; amino-acid sequence: MSDSKITLAEIEQALHAGELCFHFQPKISFQTGKIVGGEALLRWQHPDGKLVAPGLFLPQAEESGFITDITAVMLTELVQDIAKLREIKPDIQIAFNVSALDLRSPYLVKMLRSFIGNQLINPGNIQIEITETAILDRSSRINTTLLDLVALGIEIVMDDFGTGYASLDVLSQLPFSALKLDQGVVGRMAEDSKNTHIVRSSLLMARDMSIKTIAEGVETEGAYTFLLASGCSEAQGYWMSRPLPIDPFIQIIKDDPSWPSSELGFLYNAWVNHLSYRRKVLDTVYTMTMTSPSEWDKMPRLDLRHNPAYCRLGQWYRDMKRAGLSDAAHKNLEDLHREMHAAGSVLIKTVRATADPEAIIEATNDFLNFSEQVDKEVSRIVALSFAEGLRERNPHALTSVLAPTPVFE